TATTGTGGGCATGTATTTAAAAGGATCATTAATAAAAAGGACTGACAGGCCCTGAAACAAACAGTAAGTGAGACTCTTGGCTGTGCTGTTGAAATAACACCACATAGCTGTTAATTCTATACTTGCTGGACACTCGCACAATTGACTCATACTTTTCTTGGATGGCTTGTctattgttttttgtaatgtaTCCAGTGAGGGGGCTCCTGGTTGACATGGTTTCAGGCTTATGTAATTCTGTGCAGCACCTTCATGAAGTCTCACTGTGTTATTTAGAAACAAAAGACTTCAAAGATGAGTTTGAACCATTTGGTGTGATATCAGAAGCTCTAGTGGTAGAATGAGGGGTGCTTAAAATCCGCTTTACCACAGCTAACGGGATGGATAGAAAGATGGACCTTGTCAGTTTCTATCTCTGTGAGTACTGTGACGTCATCCATTGGTTTGTGGACTTTACAGTCTATTTGACTCTTACTGGGACCATAATGTACtgaacatcatgctgtattgaagAAGTCTTGAAACTAGCAATTGAGACCACAAACTCATTAGGAAATTGTTTACGGAGTAATAATTCAAGCGAGAAGTAGGCCTTTTCTCGTAAGCTTCCATGCAATCGGACAACCAatggagtcgccccctgctggccactAGAAAGAAGGTTAAAGGCACCTTTGCATTGGCTTTGACTTACATACATACTAACAATAATTGTGTCCATTGTCCATGTTCATTATGATGCTAGCTGTGTTTGAGACGTGGCGTAGTCAGATAAGGTCTCATGGACTCATCCTCCAGCAGTACTCAGGCAGTGattgttcatgtgttttggggAAGTTGCTTTGGACGCTGGCACAAATAAGCTGGTACATGCTGCATTTGCGTCTCCGATCTCACGTCTTTGTGTGACTGCTTGAAATCAGCCTCATGTCAATTATAAAAACACACCTGGGACCACAGACAGGGGTAACGTTTACACCTAAAACCCTCCTAACACAATAAAAAGAGCCCGATAGTTCAGCAAAAGTTGACTACATAGTGTCTGCACTTTTATTAATCAAACAGTTTCATAGATTTTGATAGCTGACAGTACAGTTTGACTCAGAAGATGAGCTTCTGAAAAACAACTTGTGAATCAATGAAGTGCATACAGCACTGCAGCGTCGCTTAAACCGCGTGGAAAGCCCGTCATACTTTAGTAGCTGTACATTTTAAAGTGATTCAATAAAAGCGGCAATAGAAATTAATTTTCATAAGCATGAACTAAACAAAAGTCGGGGGAACAGTAAGTCTATTAATGGGTAAAGGATATCTTAAATCCAATTCAAAGCTAGTCATCTAATATTGATgagttaaatgctaacgttTTCAGAGCCATTACAGTCTAATATTACTCTCCACCAGTCAGTCACTTCTAAATCACCTTCATGCTTgttcatttatgataaaaggCACTCTTTTTCCTCACATGCTACGGGCAAGACCACATTCATAATCAGAGTTAATTCATGTAACGTCCTTTGGGTTCTGCTACAGTTTGAAACCCTGATTGCTAAAACCAGGAAACAGAGTGGAGGGCGTCGTGTTCACACCGTGCCAGTGTGTCAAACCGTTCTGACTCCTCTAAGTTTACTGCAGAGGAAAGGATAACTAACACTGTATTTACCGTTTAACCTTGGCATTTAAAGACTGTGCACACTTTTCTTCAGTTATTCTCCCAATCAGTTACTCAGCAAGGCACGGATGTTCATTCAGACTcactaaaaaaaaacccatctaAAGCAAATAATCAGTCGTTACAcattctgctgctttgaaaagcaTCTGTAAGAAAAGGTTCACACCGAAAATACTTTGAGTACGTGATTATTAACTGGGACAAATGTGCTGTTGCATATTCTGTGTGGCTTATTAATATTGCATGAGGACATCGTTAATCAATTCACGACGACacaagagtgtgtttgtgagccaTAAATACAAGTCCGGACTAGAAGCATAATAAATAACGAGAACTAGTTAGAAAAATGAAACTTACAAAACTTTACTCGCTCCGTGAGAGGAATGCTAGACACGACACGTTATGCATTCATCGAAAAGATATTTGGTCACGACAATCTAAGAGCACTGACTTGTGAGGATGTCCCAccagcttgtttttttctcactactttttttttaactactaGAAGAAGCTAACATTACAGCCCTTTAGCTACTCCTGAGCCATGAAGTCGGTTTAAGTACTACAGAGCTCGAAGTCTTTGTTGCATCTTATGCAGTATTGCTTTCAAATGAATATCTAACAAACAGTGTCGAGGAATGAAGCGAGTGTTCCTATAAAGTGTATAAGGCATACATATTTACCCGCGTAGTATCTTAGTGTACTTCAAAAACTATTAATGCTGACTGTAGGTGGGGCGATATGCTAACAGTACGCACTGCTCTGGTTACATGTCCTCTCAGCTGTGTATAATATGGCTGTCGTAAAGCAGTCTGTCTCAGACTGCTGCATGCAGACTCTACATGACCTGTGAGGGATGCAAATACAGTGATCTGCTTAATCAGACTTTTGGTGGTATTGTATGAACGCATCGTGCCACTCAAAGAGGCAGTTTGGTGCACAGGTCCCTCCTGACGCCAGCTGCAGCCCACTGATTACTACTGTGTGGCGCCATCTCGCAGGATTGTGCGACCGCCGTGAGGGTTGAGTAGTGTCAAACGAAGGTCTGCACCGGAGTGATGGAGCGCGTCGGAGAGCCCGCCCGttcggaggaagaggaggccgagcGATTGGTCACCTCTCGCTGTAGCTCGTCCACTCTCTTCTGGAGCTCAGCGCGCTTCGCCAGCAGCTCCTTGTAGCGTTGATGAACAGGTTCctggcagagaaaaaaaaaaaaaaacggcgtGTAAAGCTCAACTTTAAGGCGTGAACTGAGGCATGACGGAGTGCAAACAGTTTCCTCTGACAAAACAGGTCCTCACACCTGAGGTCTCATGCGAGGATTCCAGCGGATGTAGTATCCAACCCAGAGCTCCAGGTGACGCAGGCTGACGGCAGGGAACAGCACGTGGTTGGAATAGTTCACATACAAAGGGTTGGTAAACTCCTCCAGCTGGCTGTTTATGTAAGACCACAGCGACACTGTCCTCTTAGGAATCTCCTGTCAAAAAAAGGTGTCTTGTCACGACACTGAATGTGCGACAAACCTTCGTACCAGCAGCGGTGAAGACGTACACAGATTTTcagtagaaatactctgttacaagtaaaagtcctgcattcaaaatctgaTTGaactaaaagtacaaaagtatcaGCATTAAACTCCACTTAAAGTCCCAAAAGTAGAAGTACACTTTATGCAGAATGGTCTGTTTCAGAACaatatgtattttattattagaTCAgaattactgatgcattcatgtgttcatcactgaaTGCTGGTAAAGGCggagctcattttaatgacttcCTATTCTGCTGGCTAGCTTGTGAATTTCCCACAGAGAtcaataaagtgttatcttaagTTTATAATAAcacatcatttatttgtttaagtgTCGTGGAGTAAATGTACAAAGTCgccaaaaatggaaatactcaaagcGCCTCAAACTGTACTCCAGTACAGCGGATAGTTTCCTCACTGCATACTAGTCAGACACTTCCTGCTGAAATATTTGACTTTAAAATACCTAATTTTGCAACGGCAACTACTTAcctccttcagcctctgctgttcGCTGTTGCACAAGAATGTCCCAAACAGGCAGCTGTACAGGTGGTCCAGGATGGTGACCAGGAAGTATTCGTTAAACTCAAATGCTGCAGGAAACTTGGATAAAAACAGCTCCATCAGTGTCCACGTTATTCTCAAGagcttttccacatttttttttgccactgatCGCTTACCTGCCGAGTCAACTGCCACACACAGTcaatgaactgaatgaaaacaggcGAGCGGTCTGCGTCTGTGTGGTTCTTATCGCCATGACCGATACGCTTAAAGAcgtgacagaagaagagaggacaATCAGTGGTGCGACTGGACGAGCCACCGCGCGGTTTCTGAAAACACGTGCAGGAGAATTTGTTTACCAGCTGGAAGCGGTGACCGAAGCTCAGCCACTCTTTCTCAAGCAGCACCTCGAAGCCGCGGACGGTGCGGTAGTAACCGTCCAGCATGAGCATGGCCAGGGAGGTGAGCTGGCCCGTGCGGTCCCAGCCGTCGCTGCAGTGCACCACCACAGAGGTTTTCCCAGACTCCACCTTGTCTGCGATCCGCAGGGCTCCTGCCAGGATCAGCTACAGACACACGGACAATGTCGTGTTTCTTAAGCCTCGTTCTCCAGGTTCACAATGACAGTAAAGCATCACTGTTCTCACCTTGATGTGTTCAAGCCAGTGAGTGGACTCCAAGTTGGAGAGCCAATGGGAGTCCTCGATGTTTGGGTAGACCACGTCCTTCAGCTTGCGGAGCGACTCTCTCATCACGTGGATGTTGTGGATGTCCAAGAACACCAGCTCAGCATTTTGATACGCATCCTCACTTTCATACCCGCCCCCTTTCATCTGAAGAAAATAAACCACAGCGTGGGTGGTATGACGGTTCATCCACTCACCCTGAACAAGATCATTCCCTTAAAATACGATATAAAGATAAACCTTGTTGGCAGCGGCGTTGACACTGGGCCTGGCATCGAAAATGAATAATTTGTGGGACTGAGCATTAGCATCCATGATGGCCTGGAGGTACTTCTCATCCTCTTTGCTGCGCTTCCCGTTCACTCCGACCATGGGCTGGCTGCAGCGCGTCACCGTCGCCTGGCTCTCCGGATGGATCCACGACAGCACCTGTGCAGAGAGCGACAGGACATGACTACAGGCAGCCCAAAGACAAAccagctgcacagcagaggatgactGGACTCAGGCTGAAGACTCACGGGTATCCTCCCCTTGGCGCGGAAGGCGGCCACTCTCTTCAGCTCTTCGTCCGGTATGTTGACCGGCACCGCCAGAGTTGATGGGTAGGTGTCGCAAACCTCGTAGTGATCGTTTACTTTTGTTATCCTCCAGCTTTCGTTGGGTATtccctgtaaaaacacacacgcgaCAAGCATTAAGCAAGACAGCCGAACGGAGGCTCAAACGCTCTGCTCGGTGCCGGTCCTATTGAAGCCTATGGGAGATGCTTGACGAAGCGCACTCAAACCCAGCATGTCGACATCGTGTGACCTTTGATGAAGAAACGCCTCAATCGAATGAAAGAAGACACTTGAGAGAACAGCGACTGACTGTTTCAGTTTCAAATACCTGTCTCTTGTACTCCGAGAGGGCGTCGTACACCTTCCATCCGTTCTCAGGGAAGACTTGCCCATATTCAAAGGCAAAGATTTGCTGCAGAGAGCGGGagagacattcattcattcatcagtcagcagacagagcagagcggAGCTACAGCCTCCATGTGGCAGAGAGTCACTCACCAGCCCGTTGGAAACAGGAAACGCAAATTTCATCAGCACTTCGAAAATGGACTTCCTGAGCGTGTCCtccatttgtttgtgtgaaaacCGAAGATTCCGCATATCCTGCACAGAGGCGGAGCAGCAGGTCACGGTCGAGCTCAGGGGTCAACAGCAGTGAGCACAATACAAAAGTAAAGACGGCACGCTATTGTGCACTGCTTCACTGTCATCTACTGTGCATCTGCAACCTTTATATATTACTCACCTTGCAAACCAGCCCGTACGACACGTCACCGCGGCTCGACGCGCTGCCAATCTTTTCCACACGACTCACCACCCCAAGAGGCAAGTCCAGCACAAACGCTGGCTCCTAGAAATCAAATGGCacatttacaaaaaagaaaatgactcctttgacagattttttttttaattcgcTCAGCGTACCCTGTCCATGCATCTGAAGAACAGTCTGTAGTTCGTGACTGTCACTGTTCCCCTCAGAGCTCCAATGAAAGGACAGAAGTAGGTGACGTCTTGAGctgtggattaaaaaaaaaaagaaaaaaaaaaaagacagcaaataTTACAAACTATTTTGATGTGGAAGTAAgccgctctgctctgcctgcatGCTAACGCAGGCCAGCCGTTTTGATCTGAACCCACCCATGTCTTGCACCGTTTCGTTTGGAAGTAACTGTGGTTCCTCTTTGTCTGAATCTCTCAGCGCCTGCTGGAAACATGACACACATTTAAACCTGAATATGGGGCCTTTTTTGACCTGAACCATTGAAACTGGCTAAGGTGATCGTAAAGTCATAAAGATTCATGAGATGGTGTGCAGTACCTTGGCATGAGTTTTGGGTTTAACCTGAAAGGTGCAGAAAAATGCAGAGTCATGCATGAGTCATTATCATCAGTAATTAATGAAGCTGCAGGATCTCAGTGAACAGACTACTGACCCTGAGCTCAGGGGAGAGCTCCGCAGAGGTGGCCACAGAGTCAGAGGACATCGCTGAGGGCGGCTTGACCTGGGCAGACCGGTCAGAGCGAGAGGTGGAAGTACTGCTGAGAGACAACACGACAGCTGTTGAGAGGAAATACTGAGCTGGGGCAGCGTACAATATCTCTCTGTGTTAGTCGACTGAAAGCTAATCATTGACAGTTATCAAGCATGATCTGCTTCTCAAACAGGAGGATCTGCAGCTAAAGTCTAATAAGTCTAATAACTTTCTAAGTTGAATATTTGAGTTCCTGACTGTTGCTAAGGCAAAGCAAGTCACCTGAAGGCATCACCTTTGGCCCTAAGAAATTATGATGAGCActtctttcatcattttctgatgtGCTGTAACGAAGGTGTTTAATTTAGTGattgaaaacataattaataCCTCCCTCAATAATGTTGCTGCTTTAGGGTTTTTAACTGTAGGGTGTTAGTGCCATAACAATCAATTAGTTGTCAACTGTGGAATTAActggcaactattttgataattgattaatcggtGGGAGTAATTTTAGGATaaaaaaagtttacattttctgatttcagcctcttaaatgtgaatgtttCTACTTTTTTCACTCCTATATCACATTAAGATGAATATCAACAATAACATTTGAAGACGTCAACTCGGGCTtcctctgacattttatagaccaaacaaccaATTGATTAATCGAGGAAATAACCGACAGATAATCAACACTTACTATAATCGTTCGGTTCAGCTCTGAAATACACATTACTCTGGACTCCGATAACTTATCGTGGACATTCGCTTATTTTCTTCGCATCTCAAAGTGTCAATATTTCTTCACAGCCGAAAATGACCACAGCTATTAAATTCAATGGTTCCCTCATTCACGGTCACCATCAGTGGTCGCTTCATGGCTGTTTGTTCACCGGATTACATCATCTGTGGTTTAACAATCACTTCTGAAGGGTTACGAAAGGGGCATTGGGATTAGACGTGTTATTTTAAATGGTAAAACCTAAATATTCAGCCTTCTGTTAGTTTGAAAACTTTTAGCTAGCTTAAAAAGGCGATGTGTTGTGGTGGGTTTGGCTACCTGGACAATGAATCGACACTCGGCTGTCGGGAAGAGGAGCGCTTCGAGCCCAGACTGTCGACGCTCCCgctcttctccatcttctcctgcTCAAAGTGTTTGGATAAACCGCAGCGTGCGATGGAGACCCGAGTCTCCACTGAACAATGCCTTTAAATGCCCCGTCGGAGTCCTGTAAATCCCCGCACACAAAAGGAAGCTGCCATCTTTTCCCAGCAGCCTTACAATCCCCAATCCCTGTCGCAAGGAAGCGATTGTCGGTAAAGGCGCCCCCTGACGGACGCCGCTCACATCGACTCGTCGCATGATGCCTTCACTGCGTTTTGTACTTTTTGCCATTTACCATTTTGCtctgaaacaacagaaatgtttCGCTGGGTAATgtttgagggggaaactgcgGTTTGCTATGCGCCAAAAAAGTGGATCCTATCATATTTTGAATTATTCGTACACATACATTATCGTTTAAGTCTTTGCACGTTGTCTAAGTTCCATGTCCCATGATTTTAATGAATGCCACATCTCTGTAGCTCCACATTTTGCTTCTATTGCTCTACTTGCTGCTGGACTAATAAAAGAATATAATTtaaattaattgataaaatcAGTTCAGTCTCTGCCAGCATAGATTTGCAACATGGA
This region of Chaetodon trifascialis isolate fChaTrf1 chromosome 16, fChaTrf1.hap1, whole genome shotgun sequence genomic DNA includes:
- the mtmr2 gene encoding phosphatidylinositol-3,5-bisphosphate 3-phosphatase MTMR2 isoform X3, translating into MEKSGSVDSLGSKRSSSRQPSVDSLSSTSTSRSDRSAQVKPPSAMSSDSVATSAELSPELRVKPKTHAKQALRDSDKEEPQLLPNETVQDMAQDVTYFCPFIGALRGTVTVTNYRLFFRCMDREPAFVLDLPLGVVSRVEKIGSASSRGDVSYGLVCKDMRNLRFSHKQMEDTLRKSIFEVLMKFAFPVSNGLQIFAFEYGQVFPENGWKVYDALSEYKRQGIPNESWRITKVNDHYEVCDTYPSTLAVPVNIPDEELKRVAAFRAKGRIPVLSWIHPESQATVTRCSQPMVGVNGKRSKEDEKYLQAIMDANAQSHKLFIFDARPSVNAAANKMKGGGYESEDAYQNAELVFLDIHNIHVMRESLRKLKDVVYPNIEDSHWLSNLESTHWLEHIKLILAGALRIADKVESGKTSVVVHCSDGWDRTGQLTSLAMLMLDGYYRTVRGFEVLLEKEWLSFGHRFQLRIGHGDKNHTDADRSPVFIQFIDCVWQLTRQFPAAFEFNEYFLVTILDHLYSCLFGTFLCNSEQQRLKEEIPKRTVSLWSYINSQLEEFTNPLYVNYSNHVLFPAVSLRHLELWVGYYIRWNPRMRPQEPVHQRYKELLAKRAELQKRVDELQREVTNRSASSSSERAGSPTRSITPVQTFV
- the mtmr2 gene encoding phosphatidylinositol-3,5-bisphosphate 3-phosphatase MTMR2 isoform X2; protein product: MEKSGSVDSLGSKRSSSRQPSVDSLSSSTSTSRSDRSAQVKPPSAMSSDSVATSAELSPELRVKPKTHAKALRDSDKEEPQLLPNETVQDMAQDVTYFCPFIGALRGTVTVTNYRLFFRCMDREPAFVLDLPLGVVSRVEKIGSASSRGDVSYGLVCKDMRNLRFSHKQMEDTLRKSIFEVLMKFAFPVSNGLQIFAFEYGQVFPENGWKVYDALSEYKRQGIPNESWRITKVNDHYEVCDTYPSTLAVPVNIPDEELKRVAAFRAKGRIPVLSWIHPESQATVTRCSQPMVGVNGKRSKEDEKYLQAIMDANAQSHKLFIFDARPSVNAAANKMKGGGYESEDAYQNAELVFLDIHNIHVMRESLRKLKDVVYPNIEDSHWLSNLESTHWLEHIKLILAGALRIADKVESGKTSVVVHCSDGWDRTGQLTSLAMLMLDGYYRTVRGFEVLLEKEWLSFGHRFQLRIGHGDKNHTDADRSPVFIQFIDCVWQLTRQFPAAFEFNEYFLVTILDHLYSCLFGTFLCNSEQQRLKEEIPKRTVSLWSYINSQLEEFTNPLYVNYSNHVLFPAVSLRHLELWVGYYIRWNPRMRPQEPVHQRYKELLAKRAELQKRVDELQREVTNRSASSSSERAGSPTRSITPVQTFV
- the mtmr2 gene encoding phosphatidylinositol-3,5-bisphosphate 3-phosphatase MTMR2 isoform X1, with product MEKSGSVDSLGSKRSSSRQPSVDSLSSSTSTSRSDRSAQVKPPSAMSSDSVATSAELSPELRVKPKTHAKQALRDSDKEEPQLLPNETVQDMAQDVTYFCPFIGALRGTVTVTNYRLFFRCMDREPAFVLDLPLGVVSRVEKIGSASSRGDVSYGLVCKDMRNLRFSHKQMEDTLRKSIFEVLMKFAFPVSNGLQIFAFEYGQVFPENGWKVYDALSEYKRQGIPNESWRITKVNDHYEVCDTYPSTLAVPVNIPDEELKRVAAFRAKGRIPVLSWIHPESQATVTRCSQPMVGVNGKRSKEDEKYLQAIMDANAQSHKLFIFDARPSVNAAANKMKGGGYESEDAYQNAELVFLDIHNIHVMRESLRKLKDVVYPNIEDSHWLSNLESTHWLEHIKLILAGALRIADKVESGKTSVVVHCSDGWDRTGQLTSLAMLMLDGYYRTVRGFEVLLEKEWLSFGHRFQLRIGHGDKNHTDADRSPVFIQFIDCVWQLTRQFPAAFEFNEYFLVTILDHLYSCLFGTFLCNSEQQRLKEEIPKRTVSLWSYINSQLEEFTNPLYVNYSNHVLFPAVSLRHLELWVGYYIRWNPRMRPQEPVHQRYKELLAKRAELQKRVDELQREVTNRSASSSSERAGSPTRSITPVQTFV
- the mtmr2 gene encoding phosphatidylinositol-3,5-bisphosphate 3-phosphatase MTMR2 isoform X4, with amino-acid sequence MEKSGSVDSLGSKRSSSRQPSVDSLSSTSTSRSDRSAQVKPPSAMSSDSVATSAELSPELRVKPKTHAKALRDSDKEEPQLLPNETVQDMAQDVTYFCPFIGALRGTVTVTNYRLFFRCMDREPAFVLDLPLGVVSRVEKIGSASSRGDVSYGLVCKDMRNLRFSHKQMEDTLRKSIFEVLMKFAFPVSNGLQIFAFEYGQVFPENGWKVYDALSEYKRQGIPNESWRITKVNDHYEVCDTYPSTLAVPVNIPDEELKRVAAFRAKGRIPVLSWIHPESQATVTRCSQPMVGVNGKRSKEDEKYLQAIMDANAQSHKLFIFDARPSVNAAANKMKGGGYESEDAYQNAELVFLDIHNIHVMRESLRKLKDVVYPNIEDSHWLSNLESTHWLEHIKLILAGALRIADKVESGKTSVVVHCSDGWDRTGQLTSLAMLMLDGYYRTVRGFEVLLEKEWLSFGHRFQLRIGHGDKNHTDADRSPVFIQFIDCVWQLTRQFPAAFEFNEYFLVTILDHLYSCLFGTFLCNSEQQRLKEEIPKRTVSLWSYINSQLEEFTNPLYVNYSNHVLFPAVSLRHLELWVGYYIRWNPRMRPQEPVHQRYKELLAKRAELQKRVDELQREVTNRSASSSSERAGSPTRSITPVQTFV